One segment of Candidatus Aminicenantes bacterium DNA contains the following:
- a CDS encoding lactate utilization protein has protein sequence MKTKKDHRRESRKRQAETIIRNFKKRGIEGIYCATGAEAVKAVCAMVPAGSLVGLGGSETIIETGLIDALRRMEIRLLDRYREGVSKDEVNDMRRQGLLADVFICSSNAITADGRLVNVDGTGNRVAAMIFGPKKVIIIAGMNKVAANLEGAIARVKGIAAPANSLRVGVETPCAHTGFCQDPHCHPPHRICCQLVVTEANMTPGRIIVVLVNEELGY, from the coding sequence ATGAAGACGAAGAAAGACCACCGGCGGGAGAGCCGGAAGCGGCAGGCCGAGACCATCATCCGCAACTTCAAGAAGCGGGGCATCGAGGGTATCTATTGCGCTACCGGCGCCGAAGCGGTGAAGGCCGTCTGCGCCATGGTCCCGGCCGGTTCGCTGGTCGGGCTGGGTGGATCGGAAACCATCATCGAAACGGGGCTGATCGACGCCCTGCGCCGGATGGAGATACGCCTGCTCGACCGCTACCGGGAAGGAGTCAGCAAGGATGAAGTCAACGACATGCGCCGCCAGGGCCTGCTGGCCGATGTCTTCATCTGCAGCAGCAACGCCATCACCGCCGACGGCAGGCTGGTCAACGTGGATGGCACCGGCAACCGCGTGGCGGCGATGATCTTCGGCCCGAAAAAAGTGATCATCATCGCCGGGATGAACAAGGTCGCCGCGAACCTGGAAGGGGCCATTGCCCGCGTCAAGGGCATCGCCGCTCCGGCCAACAGCCTGCGCGTCGGCGTTGAAACGCCCTGCGCGCACACCGGCTTCTGCCAGGACCCGCATTGCCATCCGCCGCACCGCATCTGCTGCCAGCTGGTGGTCACCGAAGCCAACATGACCCCCGGCCGCATCATCGTGGTCCTGGTCAACGAGGAGCTGGGGTACTGA
- a CDS encoding GNAT family N-acetyltransferase, giving the protein MNKTTAVNIRVMTPADIDFATGLTHAAGWASESLDVFTGFLEHDAPGCFIAEAGGEKAGVCIATKYVKNGFIGELVVSQHMRLLAIGQMLFKKALDHLLAAGLENIYLDGDLNAVSYYESMGFRKVCRSLRFRGRIKGKKHAHLRHANPGDLEQLCDLDRELFGDDRGFFLRRRVENYPGLCLVCEQEGRLRGWIMARPGDGLLAIGPWAALAGNEEAASLLEQLASENSMAAFRIGVLEKNTEAVRLLRSWPGLQETIHSWFMVRGKSDRLGNHPALYAVGSGAKG; this is encoded by the coding sequence ATGAACAAGACGACGGCTGTAAACATACGCGTCATGACGCCGGCCGACATCGACTTCGCCACTGGCCTCACCCACGCCGCCGGCTGGGCCAGCGAAAGCTTGGATGTTTTCACAGGATTTCTGGAACACGACGCGCCGGGCTGTTTCATCGCCGAAGCGGGCGGGGAAAAAGCCGGCGTCTGCATCGCCACGAAATACGTGAAAAACGGCTTCATCGGCGAGCTGGTCGTCAGCCAGCACATGCGCCTGCTGGCGATCGGCCAGATGCTATTCAAGAAAGCGCTCGACCACCTGCTCGCCGCCGGTCTTGAGAACATCTACCTCGATGGCGATCTCAATGCCGTGTCCTACTACGAAAGCATGGGGTTCAGAAAGGTCTGCCGGTCGCTGCGCTTCCGCGGCAGGATCAAGGGGAAGAAGCATGCCCATTTGCGTCATGCCAATCCCGGCGATCTTGAGCAGCTATGCGACCTCGACCGCGAGCTGTTCGGCGACGATCGCGGCTTTTTCCTGCGCCGGCGGGTGGAGAATTACCCCGGCCTCTGCCTGGTCTGCGAGCAGGAAGGCCGTTTGCGCGGCTGGATCATGGCCCGCCCCGGCGACGGCCTGCTGGCCATCGGCCCCTGGGCGGCGCTGGCCGGGAACGAGGAAGCCGCCTCGCTCTTGGAACAGCTGGCCAGCGAAAACAGCATGGCGGCCTTTCGCATCGGCGTCCTCGAAAAAAATACGGAGGCGGTGCGCCTGCTCCGCTCCTGGCCCGGCTTGCAGGAAACCATCCATTCCTGGTTCATGGTCCGGGGCAAATCCGACCGCCTGGGCAACCACCCGGCCTTGTACGCCGTCGGTTCGGGCGCCAAGGGCTGA
- a CDS encoding AEC family transporter, with translation MPLNREILNTMLAILLPIALGYLLKLGRIFKESEIAALRKFVMRVALPFLIFQNLYRADVASLQQALPIVAAFMLITILYTLAAGLVAPWMGSDEKQRLTFAFAVFAGNYAFLGWGVIVSFFGEQALTRAVFFSMFFWPVFLTCGFFLRRRFESPPPGVERPAFLKILARHAGVPIATAATALALNIGRVRLPGTVASFVSQFAVLAIPMILFAIGQNLNLLMPAARLRLILAASIFRLLGGFALGMAVVAVLRLVFTLDNLSRQVILLQAVMPTATMATFFGEYVSIDEELLSGVIAVSTILSFFSLPLWVMVIRVLVGQ, from the coding sequence ATGCCGTTGAACCGGGAAATTCTCAACACCATGCTGGCCATCCTGCTGCCGATCGCCCTCGGCTACCTGCTGAAGCTGGGCCGGATCTTCAAGGAGAGCGAGATCGCCGCCCTGCGCAAGTTCGTCATGCGCGTGGCCCTGCCCTTCCTGATCTTCCAGAACCTGTACCGCGCCGATGTCGCCAGCCTGCAGCAGGCGCTGCCCATCGTGGCGGCGTTCATGCTGATCACCATCCTGTATACCCTGGCCGCCGGGCTGGTTGCGCCCTGGATGGGAAGCGACGAAAAACAGCGGCTGACTTTCGCCTTCGCGGTATTCGCCGGAAACTACGCTTTCCTCGGCTGGGGGGTGATCGTTTCGTTTTTCGGCGAGCAGGCCCTGACCCGGGCCGTGTTCTTCTCGATGTTCTTCTGGCCGGTGTTCCTGACCTGCGGATTTTTCCTGCGCCGCCGTTTCGAATCTCCGCCACCGGGCGTGGAAAGGCCGGCATTCCTGAAAATCCTGGCCCGCCATGCCGGCGTGCCGATCGCCACGGCCGCAACGGCGCTGGCGCTGAACATCGGCCGGGTGCGTTTGCCCGGGACCGTCGCCAGCTTCGTTTCCCAGTTCGCCGTTCTGGCCATTCCCATGATCCTCTTCGCCATCGGCCAGAACCTGAACCTGCTCATGCCGGCCGCCCGGCTGCGCCTGATACTGGCCGCCTCGATCTTCCGGCTGCTCGGCGGCTTCGCCCTGGGCATGGCGGTCGTGGCCGTATTGCGCCTGGTCTTCACCCTGGACAACCTCAGCCGTCAAGTCATCCTGCTGCAGGCGGTCATGCCCACGGCCACCATGGCCACTTTTTTCGGCGAATATGTCAGCATCGATGAAGAGCTGCTCTCAGGCGTCATCGCCGTCTCGACCATCCTCTCCTTTTTCAGCCTGCCGCTCTGGGTGATGGTCATCCGCGTCCTGGTCGGGCAATAA